GCACAAGAGATGTTTAATAACTAGCACCTAGAGCTGGGATTGGAATCCCAGGAGTCTGGCTTCAGACTCTAAaccttcttattcttttttaatgtgtgtattaataaaatgcagtttaccatttgaatcatttttaagtatacagtctAGTTGCATTACGTTCATtacagtgttgtgcaaccattgCTAATGGAAACGCCATACCCAGTGAATAGTAACTCCTCGTTCCCTTCTCTCTCCCGCCCCTAGCAGTCACCGTTCTTCTTTCTGCCTCTATGAATCCGATTACTTGAggaacctcatataagtggaatcaggcagtatttgttcttttgtgactggcttatttcacttagcataatgactTCAAGATTCATCCGTATTgtatagcatgtgtcagaatttccttcctttttaaggctaaatgaCATTCCATTATGTGTATATACCCCACATTTTGAGTATTTATCTGTCAGGGGACACTtcggttgtttccaccttttggctattgtgaataatgctgctataagatgctaaatggagaagctctatacagtcaacaaagacaagaccaggagctgactgtggctcagatcatgaactccttattaccaaattcagacttaaattgaagaaagtagggaaaaccactagaccattcaggaatgacctaaatcaaatcccttatgattatacagtggaagtgagaaatagatttaagggactagatctgatagagtgcctgatgaactatggactgaggtttgtgacattgtacagaagacagggatcaagaccatccccatggaaaagaaatgcaaaaaagcaaaatggctgtctggggaggccttacaaatagctgtgaaaagaagagaagccaaaagcaaaggagaaaaggaaagatataagcatctgaatgcagagttccaaagaatagcaagcagagataagaaagccttctgcagcgattaatgcaaagaaatagaggaaaacaacagaatgggaaagactagagatctcttcaagaaaatcagagataccaaaggaacatttcatgcaaagatgggcttgataaaggacagaaatggtatggacctaacagaagcagaagatattaagaagaggtggcaagaatacacagaagaactgtacaaaaaagatcttcatgacccagataatcatgatggtgtgatcactgacctatagccagacatcctggactgtgaagtcaagtgggccttagaaagcatcactacgaacaaagctagtggaggtgatggaattccagttgagctctttcaaatcctgaaagatgatgctgtgaaagtgctgcactcaatatgccagcaaatttggaaaactcagcagtggccacaggactggaaaagatcagttttcattccaatcccaaagaaaggcaatgccaaagaatcctcaaactactgcacaattgcactcatctcacacgctagtaaagtaatgctcaaaattctccaagccaggcttcagcaatacgtgaaccgtgaacttccagatgttgaagctggttttagaaaaggcagaggaaccagagatcaaattgccaacatccactggatcatggaaaaagccagagagttccagaaaaacatctatttatgctttattgactatgccaaggcctttgactgtgtggatcacaataaactgtggaaaattctgaaagagatgcgaataccagaccacctgacctgcctcttgagaaatctatatgcaggtcaggaagcaacagttagaactggacatggaacaacagactggttccaaataggaaaaggagtacatcagggctgtatattgtcaccctacttatttaatttatatgcagagtacatcatgagaaacgctggactggaagaaatacaagctggaatcaagattgccaggagaaatattaataacctcagatatgcagatgacaccacccttatggcagaaagtgaagagcaactgaaatgcctcttgatgaaagtgaaagtggagagtgaaaaaattggcttaaagctcaacattcagaaaacgaagatcatggcatccggtcccatcacttcatgggaaatagatggggaaacagtggaaacagtgtcagactttatttttttgggctccaaaatcactgcagatggtgactgcagccatgaaagtaaaagacgcttactccttggaaggaaagttatgaccaacctagatagcatattcaaaatcagagacattactttgccaacaaagatccatctagtcaaggctatggtttttcttgtggtcatatatggatgtgagagttggactgtgaaaaaggttgagcaccgaagtattgatgcttttgaactgtggtgttggaaaagactcttgagagtcccttggactgcaaggagatccaaccagtccattctgaaggagatcagccctgggatttctttggaaggaatgatgctaaagctgaaactccagtactttggccacttcatgcgaagagttgcctcattggaaaagactctgatgctgggagggattgggggcaggaggagaaggggacgatagaggatgagatggctggatggcatcacctactcgatggacatgagtctgagtgaactccgggagttggtgatggacaaggaggcctggcgtgctgcaattcatggggtcgcaaagagtcagacacaactgagcaactgaactgaactgaaacaccgATGTACAAGTATCTGTTCAAGTCCCTGCCTTTAGTTCTTTTGGTCATATACCTGAAGTAGGTTTGCTGGATTCCATAGTAAgtctattaaaaatttttgcttAACTGCCATActctttccatagtggctgtaccattttataacCCAACAGTGCACAAAGTTTCTAATTTCGCCTCATTCTCCatccacatttattattttctgtttttgtttgactGATAATGGCGATCTTATGGGTGTGGTATGGTATCTCAttctggttttggtttgcatttccctaatcataagcgatgctgagcatcttttcttgtgcttactGGCCACTTGTgtaccttctttggagaaatatctattcaagtgaCTGCATTCTTAGATTTGTAACCTCTGAGAGAAGTGGTCAACATTCTGTCTGGGCTGATGAAGGCCTCACAGGGGAGCTGGGCACTGGAGCATCTATTTGGTTGAAGAGTTATCACAGCTCACATTTTGGTGGCATTTGTCAAGCACGGGCCTCATGCTGGGAAGGAGGCACTATTAGGCATCCTGTTTTACAGTTGGGGAAACCAAGGCATGGAGAAGTTAAGTATCTTATCCAAGTTTTATAGCTGATCACTGGTGGAGTTGAGGTTTGAACTCAGTCAGGCTAGTCCTAGAATCCAGGCTACAGGGGTGTCCAGGGAGAGGGAGTAGAAAAGGGCACTGCCAGCAAAGGACGCAGTGTGTGCAGAGACTTGGATGTGGCATCTTAGGAGGGAAAATAGGATTCAGTTAGAAGTGTTTGGAGCCCAGCTTGAGTAGGGGCTCCTGGAGGCTGGAGCAGGAGTGGGACTGGTGGAGGAAGGCCTGGGCAGAGTAGGGGGTTGGGAGGAGGCTCGGTGCTGAGGGGCCTTGGTCTTTCAGGTGGCCTGGCCACTTGGTCTGTGTTGTCCCCTTTTGTGCTTTGTCCCTGGAGGATGGAGTTCTTAGCCCACGGGAGAGACAGGAAACAGGTggttgttgttgatgttcagttgcccaggagtgtccaactctttgtgaccccacggactgcagcacaccaggcctctctgtccctcatcatcacccaaagtttgcccaagttcatatccattgcattgatgataccatccagccatctcatcctctgacaccttcttcttctgccttcagtctttcccagcaccagggacttttccagtgagttggctgtttgcatcagatgaccaaaatactggagcttcaacttcagcaccagtccctcccatgagtattcagggttgatttcccttaagattgattggtctgatctccatactgttcaagggactttcaggtgGTAGTGAAATGTCTAAAATGACAGGGTGCGATGAATGCTTGGAAGGGAACTAACTGGCAGGAGAGAGTTGGCAGGAGCCCCAGGGTGGTCAGGGAAACCTCTCTGAGGAAGTGAAAATGGAAGGTTCCAGGCAGAGAAAGGAtgatgcaaaggccctgaggcaggagaaaCCTTGGTGTGCTCAGGAACAGCAGGGAGGACTCAGAGGCTGGAGCAGGGAAGGCTGGAGAGGAGGAGGACTGAGAGGAGGGCCAAGTGGAGAGTTTGGATTTTGTTCTCAGGTGATAGGGAGTctcaggggctggggctggggtgatTTAAGCAGAGCTGTGATGACATCTGATTTCTGTTGGGAAAACATTGCCATTTCTGCCCTCACAGCTGAGGAAACAGGTCCAGAACCATAGCCAAGTTGAATTCTCTctctggggcccagagagggaggCTAGAGAGTCCCTAGGAGTCCCCTGGTGAGTGGCCAAAGACTAGCAGGAGACTAGGGACTGtctcctcacccctgccccccagaCCCAGGCCTGGGTTCAggttctggctctgccatttattagCCATGTGACCTCAGACATGTGGCCTCACTCTCCAtgccttggttttctcaactataaaatggtCATAATAGTAGTACCTACCTTACAGTGTACGTGTGAGGattaataaatgagttaatacctAGAAAGAGAACAAATGCCAGGTACAAAGAAAGCACTTGGAGAAGTTCTTACCTGTTTTATAAAACTTGTCATCATTGCCTTGCTTTTACTGCTGTTGGAGCCTAACAGAGCACAGCTTCCTTCCCCACTGTTGCCTTTGTTGAGGGTTAGGAAGGGCCCCAGCAGTCTGCTGTGGACAATGATGGTCTTGTCACCTCCCTTATCCTCCTAAAATCAGGACCCAGGGGCTAGAAGAGGTCTCAGAGCTGATTCACTCCCAGGTGGAAGAGAGTTGTTCCTTGAATCAGTTCCTGTCCCCTTGTGCCCGCCACCCCAATGCTGGTGCAGCCCCCACCAGGCACAGACATGGAACTGGgtcctctttcacttccttggggGCTCATGTCTGAGGCCAGTGCTCACTTCCTTCTTTGGACCGCAGGCTCCCAGTGAAAACTGGCTTCATCGAATGTGCCACCTTAAGTGATGTAATAGAGCTTGGTGGCAGAAGAGACGGTCACTTCCCTCCCAGGGGTTCCTTCTGGCAGGGCTACTactgtctcttcatctgtaaaatggggatcaaATAGCTTCTCCCTCTCAGGGTAGTATAGAGATTTAAACAAGGACCGTGTCTTGCAATCTGAAATTctagttattattattgctattattactgTCAATTACTAATGTTTACAGCTTGCTCAAAGCTTCAGTAGGCACTCTCAAGCTCTAAGAACTCACACTGACCTGGCCTGGAAGCTGGAACTCTCCTTTAGACAGAATGGAAGACCAGAGAGGTTCAGCAACCCACTCAGGGACACACAGCCAGAAAGGGGGGTGGTGTTAATTAAGGTTTGGTCTGAGGAGAAAGAGCCCAAGTTGGACTCTGCAGGGCGACTTTGGCAACTGACTCAGCCTGtcccagcctcagttttccattagtaaaatggggataataatagagCTCCCTTCATAGGGGTTGTTGGGAAGATTAAAATGGGTTAATTAACACCAGGAGAAGTTAATATATTAACTGGCGATCACTGTGGCAGTGACAAGGGggactcagtttttccatctgcaaGATGGGAGCCCTTACCCTAACTGGGTCGCACATGTGGGCCAGGGCAGCTGGGGATGGGCGGGCCCCGCTCGCGGAAGGGCTTCCTGGGGTAGGCAGGGCGTCTGAGACCAAGTCCCGGCGCCGAGTTGGCGGACTGCAAGCCTGGGCTCGGTTCCGATCCGCTGCCTGGTTTTCCTTGTCCCTTTTCGAGTAATTCCTGGACCGGCGGGTTCACTTGCCGGGGGCCGGCCGCCGGAAGTTGCGCAAACGTTGTGTTACCTGAGCTCAGGTGGGCCGGGCTGGAGAGCGCAGAGCGGCGGCCAGGACGCAGCCAGGTATGTGCGGACCGGGGCCTGGGCGCCCGGCCGGGGTCGGGGCTGCCTGGgcacctctccctcctcctcggGTAGGCGGGGACCGGGCCGAAACTCACCTTCAGGCCTGGACGAGGCTGTAGGAATCATGCCGTCTGCTCCCTCATTTTAGAGCCGGGACTACCCGAGCTCGGAGAGGGGCGGCTAGCAGACTGGAGTCACACAGCGTGCCGCCGGGCTCTGGGCCTCCTCCGCCGCTAGGAGTCCCCAAGATTGCCCTCGGCTAAGGAGGGCAAGGGCAGAAGCTAGACTCCGGGCTCCCCTACGACCCTACCCACTCCGACCCCCGCGGCCCCCCACCGCGGCCTCCTGAGGCTAATGCCCGGGAAACCGCTGGGGAGGGAGCGTGGTGAGGCTACGTGCCCGAGGATGCCAAGGAGAAGGGCCTGGGGCCGGCGTATGTGGGGTCGTTTGTGGGTGTTTGAAATCCGTGGGTGGGGCGTTGGGTGATGAGGAGGCCTCAGAAAAGGCACGAGCCCCACCTGGGGACCGGGACCCTGGCTTCAACTCGGAGGAGCCGCAGCAGTTTGGGCTTCACCCGCCTGTGGAATGAGTCTTGTTCACGGATTAACCTTTGTCCGCGGCTTAGGTTCAGACAGACCCTTCTGGAAAAGGCTTAGAGACCCCTGCGAGAGGAGCGGTCTCAGGAGTTGGGTCCAATTCCGTAATAGAAACAAGGAGCCCAGTTCATGCAGTGAACGAAAGTGCTCGACTTGTTTTTTGTCTCTCCATCCTCACGGTGACCTGGAGGATGAGGAAGGTCTATTTTTAACAGCATTTCACGGATAAGGAAACCCCAAGTCTGGAAGAGGTGCAGCGGCTTGCGAAAGGCGCACAGCGGGCGAGTGGGCGAGTTCTGTGCGGGCTGGCCAGCGGCCCCATAGCCAAGCTTGGCTCCTAGAATCTGCCCTGGTACGGCCAGAAGAGCCTCTGGGGCGCCTGGTCCGCTGGAGGCGTTGGAAGCCCGAGCCTGGTGGGGGTCGCAGAACTTATGCCCTAGCCCTGCCCATTtgacctccttcctccctctgtttCCCCTATGATGCCCGGGAGGGAACTCATGCCACCAACGGGTTGGACTGGTTTGGGAGGTGGCGGCCGGGGGGTGGGGCAGAGCCTACCTATCTTGACAGGGCTTGGCATGGCTACCTTTCTTGTGACCCTTCCCTCCTGAGGTCTCCTTGGGGGTTGGTCCTGAGTGGGGCAGCCTTCTTCTCCCACCTACTTCATCCCTTCTACCTCTGGAGCAGCTCTGGCTCTGGGCCAACAGCCCTCAAGTTTCTGTTGTCAACTTGGTTGCAGAGGTCTCAAACTGgggcgggaggggaggggctcagaTATGTTTGCAGGCATTTTGTTTGCCCTGTCTGTGCAGtttttaatattatcaaataGAATAACAATCTACAGTTTCCATGCACTCTGGATTCCCAGCTTCCTAGAACATTCTATACCTACCATCTTGGACTATATGCCTACAGTAGGGTGGGTGTGTCCCCTCTCTAATTTATCCCTGGTCTCCCTACTTATATTTGGCCCTCACAGGTATTTTATCTTAGTAAAAATCCATTGACTGTTGGTTATGCGTAAAGAGCAATATCTTGAAACTGAGATAGGGGAACAAAACAGACCCTCCCTTGCCGCCCTCCCCCCAAGCTGTTTTAGGAGAATGTGAATAATAATGAGTAAAACTACTCTTTTTAGGCTTCATATGACTTTGTGTCTTATTTACTGGCTCTGGAAacttctttgagtctcagtttctccatctgtgaaaatGGGATGACGGAGACCTGTGTCACAGACTTGTTTTGAGATTACAGGAGAGGATGATGTCAGATGTCTAGAAGACAGattcctctcttccctccccagtCCAGACTCTTCCCTCATGGTATTCTGGATGTCGAGGTGGGGCTGTCCAGTATAGCTTTTTGCTGCAGATGGAAATGCTCCAATCTGTGCTGTCTAGTAGAGTGACCACTGGCCACATATGACtattgagcacttaaaatgtggcCAATGTGATTCAGGAACTGAATTATATTTACTATAAATTTAAAGTTAAGGCTGAGTAGCcatatgtggctagtggctattgAATTAGACAATATTGGTTTAGATGGCCTGAAGGTCCTCTTGAAGATCATCTTGATGGAGTCCCTTTCccccattttatacatgaaaagGTTCAGGACTTGGTCTATGGGTTTTCTTCCGGCCCATCTCCAGGGGACTTCGGGGAGCACTTTGGGACTCTAGCCCTTCTTCCTTGGAAAAAGGGACAGGGGTGGCCTGATGGCCAGGGTACTGGCCCTGAAGATTAGGTGATCATGTGCCTCCAGATGTAGGCCCTCCTGCCTGTGGGTGTCCATACTACTGCTGTTGACAGATGCAGAGTTGGCTGGATACTCCTGAGCAGGGCTGTGATCTTGGGCATTTCCAGCTTCTCCTGGGGCCGCATAGCTCAGGGCTGATGTTTCCACCTGACAGCATCCATGGATCACCGTGGGCCTGGCATTGGAATTTCATACTGGAAGCTAATGGGTGTCTGGACTccactggggcaggggtggggtaggGACTTTCTGCGCTCCTCCTCCGCAAGCTGTGCTGCTGTGCCTGGGGCCTGGCATGTCCAGGCGGGTGGATGGCACAGGGCAGCTTCCTGCCTAGGTGAGTGTGGGGTGGAGGTGGTTCCAGGCTTCCTGTGGGCATTCCAGGTGGGGTGTGGGGTTGGAGCCCTTTTCCTTGGCCACTCAACCCCAAGACCCCTGCGCGGCAGAGGGACAAGGGAGGCAAGGGACAGCCACCAACTTGTTGAGTTAGCTTCCTCAAGCTTGCctccctgggcttcagtttccccaactgCAAAATGGAATTGAGAAGAGGACCCACTGAGGTTGAGCTGGCTGATGTCCAGCACTCAGCCTGGAGCCAACTTTGCTTCCTTTAAAATATGCCATCCCCATCCTTTATGCCCAGGCAGCCCGTGTCTGTCTGTGgtaccttttttctttctgcttcagcTGGGCCGGGCCCTCCTCGAAGGAGGGGGAGTGGGTGGGGCCACAGGCCTGGCTTTCGGCCTGCTGATTGGCTCCCTGTGAATCAGAGGCGTGGCTTTTACCTTTTAATAGGGAGGGAGTCTTCGGTCTCTTGGTCTTTGCTGAGCCTTTGTCTGAGTGGGCTCTGTCGCTTTCTTTCCACCCCTGCAGCCGTTGTGGAGTCCAGCTGCCAGCTTTCTGCTTGGATTTCTGTCTTCTTATTTCTCCAGTCTCCTCAGACAGAAGCCCTCGGGGAATGTAACAGCCATGCCTGTGGACACGCTGACTCCGGGAGCCCGGGACACCCCTGCTCTACCTATCCGCCTACGGACCAAGGTTCCTGGCTACCTGCTCCGGCGGCCAGCGGACGGTGGAGCCCGGAAACCTAGTGCTGTTGAGCGCCTGGAGGCCGACAAGGCCAAGTACGTCAAGAGCCTGCATGTGGCCAACACTCGTCAGGAGCCTGTGCAGCCCTTGCTGTGCAAACAGCCCCTCTTCAGCCCTGGAACTCGCCGCACCGTGCTCACACCTAGCCGCCGAGCCCTGCCTGGTCCCGGCTGCCGGCCCCAGCTGGACTTGGACATCCTTAGCAGCCTCATCAACTTGTGTGATAGTCCTGTGTCCCCTGCCGAGGCCAGCCGTACCCCTGGACGGGCTGAGGGGGCCAGGCAGCCTCCCCTGGCCACACCTCCACGCCCACCACCGAGTATTGCTGCAGTCCGACGAGTGGATGTCCTGCCCCTGCCGGCATCACCTATCCAGCCCTGCCCATCGCCAGGCCCTGCCGCTGCCTCTAGCCCAGTCCGGCCCCCAGGTTTGCAACGCTCCAAGTCGGACCTGAGTGAGCGCTTCTCACGGGCAGCAGCTGACCTGGAGCGATTCTTTAACTTCTGTGGCCTGGACCCGGAGGAGGCGCGGGGATTGGGTGTGGCCCACCTAGCTCGGGCCAGCTCAGACATCGTGTCGCTGGCGGGGCCCAGTGCTGGGCCAGCCAGCTCCGAGGGGGGCTGCTCCCGCCGCAGCTCTGTCACCGTCGAGGAGCGGGCTCGGGAGCGTGTCCCCTATGGCGTGTCAGTGATAGAGCGCAACGCCCGCGTAATCAAATGGCTGTATGGGTTGCGGCAGGCGCGAGAGACTCCAGCAGCTGAATGCTAGGTGTCCACTGGAGTCGGGATCTTAGGCTGTTGGCCTCTTGACTTCTCCTGCATCCATTCCCTGGCTTGGAGCAGACCCAAGGCTGCTGCCTTGTGTGAACTTGCTGTGGAGGCAAAGGCTCAGAGCACCATCTGGCAAGGACTGACTTGGAGAGAGCTGGCTCTTGACCTTGGACCACTGCCTGGCCCTCACATGTCGGGTTTTGACATGAATGTCCCCTGCTTGTGGGTTTGGATTTGGGGCActtaacccccaccccccaccccccactgagAGTGGAGGGCCAAGGGATCTCACCAGAACTGTCTACCCAGcagctctgtttctttcttccttccttggcCTCTGTCCTTTGCTGACTTCCTCTTCTTCAGCCCATGGGCCTTGGTTACCTGGGAACTCaccctggggtggggcagggaagagTGGCCTTGGCAGCCTGGGCCTAGGTGGGTAGACTACAGAAGGGACTGGTAGGAGTCTGCACTGCTCTGACTTCCCTCCTTTTGGTTAATAAACACAAATGCTTGTTTTGCAAAGGCTGGGTCATCAGATTCTTCTGTGTTTACAAGAGGGAAGGGTGGAAAGTCTTGGGATGGGGCCTTCAGAAGTCAGTGATTGTGGACACCCCAGGATCTGGGGGAACATGAGTTCAGTGGCTGCTGGCCTGGCCTGAGACTTGCCTCACAGGGCATCCTCAAAAGCCCTCTGGGAGGCTCGCTGATGGGCCTTCTTCATAGAATTTGGGATAGAACTGGGAAGAGCACTGGGAAGGGGACCTGCAGGGAAAGGCTGACAGGTATATGGACCCTCCTCAACCATAAGTTATGTGCCCTTTCCAATCCCAGCCCAGTTCCCAAGAGggcaggaagctcagagagggcaaaCCCTGAACTTGAGGTCACACAGTCCATAGACTGGAAGTGGAATTCTAAGAGGAAGCAGGACTTGAGATGGATAGAGAAAAATGAGTGGCCTTGCCTCTAACTCTGAGTGACCCTGGTCAGGCCAGTCTCTCTCTTTGGGCCTTGGTGGATGAGTTGGCAGCATGGTCTTATTTGGGcttggggaaagggaaggaggtggCTGACACGGGGTTTGAGATCTCGGctccttcctgtctccctccaAGTTAGTTACCTGCTAGGAGACCCCACCCTTGGCTGATAGAGCAACTAGGGCTGGGCACATAAAGGGTGAGAACCTGGATGGGCTCTGCATCCCTGCTTTCCcgagggaggggggcagggctgggatgcACTTCCTCTCCTACTTGCTGCCTGGGCTACAGCACTCAGGAACAGGAAGCTCTAATGGGGGCCCTTGGTGACAGGTTTGATGTAGGTTTTATTTTAAGCATAAAGAGGAGATTTCCGTTGGACTGTTGACAAACATCCAGGTCAGCCCAGCTGTCTGTCTGACAGTCCCCAGGGGACTTGACTGGGCTTGAGCCATTTGGGGAAATAGGGGAAATCAGGTTGTAGAAGAGGATGGTGTTCAAATCATTGAGGGGAGTTCACCCCTCATGGTACAGATTGGGAGACTGAGGCACAAGCCGGGGATGACCTGCTGTAGGCTCCCAGCAGGTTTGGCAATGCAGGAGCCGGCCCCCTCACCCCCCGACCCCCCAATCCCCATGTTAAAGGAGTGATGGGGTTGGGCTGATAATCTGTGTCAGCTCTGCAGAGGTGGTGCCTTTTGAGGTGTCAAAACCTTTACCTCCAAGGCAACTCAGCCTCAATTCTGTGCTAAGGGTTGCCCCTTGCCATGAGCTGTCAGTTCTCTAGAAACACAAGGAGGGAGCATTGGTTGCATTTTACATGTGAAGAAATCAAGGTTTGGGTCACAGGACTGCTGGTGATGATCTGGGAGACCCCTTGTTCCTGGAGGAAGTTTAAGTGCTGGACTCAGACCATTCATACTAAACCTGTCACTGAATCCTCAAGGTGACTTTTTGAGGGTCACCTGAGAAGATCACCTCTTGTCTTAGAGCAGGGAGGGGTAGTGGCTTTTGGGCTGTCACAGAGTGGGTCTGCACTCCAGCCTGGGGTCACATCCCAGCCTCCTAGGCATCCCAGTCACCGGCTCTCTGGCTCCTCCATTCTCCTGACACATGCCTCACCTCTCTTCCCCATCCTGGCAGCCTTTCCTCCTAGTCACTATTGAACGTCTACTGGATGCCCAGCAGTTGGCAAGACAGCCATGGGCCCCTCCAGGTctcaggggagggaaggagccGCTAAGTAGAAACTAGTCATATAATTTGGAACAAATGCACTCAGGGACTTCTGCCCTAAGACCAGAGCTGTTCTTAGAAACTGTGATGGGGGGAGCCAAGAGGGGCATTGGGAGGGTCTGATGCAAGAGAGCAGGGAGGGATTCTTGGAAATGAGGAAGGTGAGACAGGTTGAGCCTTGACTTCTCTGACAGGGGTTCCCCTCAGCCAGGATTCTGTGGATGGAGAGGCTGGAGGCTTCTGCCGTTCCCCTTACCCCCAGCCTACCAAGCCTTGGGGATCCACAGAAACAGGCCCTCTA
The Bos indicus x Bos taurus breed Angus x Brahman F1 hybrid chromosome 13, Bos_hybrid_MaternalHap_v2.0, whole genome shotgun sequence genome window above contains:
- the FAM110A gene encoding protein FAM110A isoform X2, producing the protein MPVDTLTPGARDTPALPIRLRTKVPGYLLRRPADGGARKPSAVERLEADKAKYVKSLHVANTRQEPVQPLLCKQPLFSPGTRRTVLTPSRRALPGPGCRPQLDLDILSSLINLCDSPVSPAEASRTPGRAEGARQPPLATPPRPPPSIAAVRRVDVLPLPASPIQPCPSPGPAAASSPVRPPGLQRSKSDLSERFSRAAADLERFFNFCGLDPEEARGLGVAHLARASSDIVSLAGPSAGPASSEGGCSRRSSVTVEERARERVPYGVSVIERNARVIKWLYGLRQARETPAAEC
- the FAM110A gene encoding protein FAM110A isoform X1: MKRNPLWSPAASFLLGFLSSYFSSLLRQKPSGNVTAMPVDTLTPGARDTPALPIRLRTKVPGYLLRRPADGGARKPSAVERLEADKAKYVKSLHVANTRQEPVQPLLCKQPLFSPGTRRTVLTPSRRALPGPGCRPQLDLDILSSLINLCDSPVSPAEASRTPGRAEGARQPPLATPPRPPPSIAAVRRVDVLPLPASPIQPCPSPGPAAASSPVRPPGLQRSKSDLSERFSRAAADLERFFNFCGLDPEEARGLGVAHLARASSDIVSLAGPSAGPASSEGGCSRRSSVTVEERARERVPYGVSVIERNARVIKWLYGLRQARETPAAEC